From a single Pseudophryne corroboree isolate aPseCor3 chromosome 6, aPseCor3.hap2, whole genome shotgun sequence genomic region:
- the LOC134934276 gene encoding gastrula zinc finger protein XlCGF71.1-like — protein MSFIEEKPHLCSECDKSFTCKSHLLRHQRSHTGEKPFICSECSKCFSHKTHLVRHLRIHTGEKPFKCSECSKCFIEKQHLVTHERIHTGEKPFKCSECSKCFIEKKNLVTHQRIHTGEKPFKCSECIKCFTEKQQLVRHLRIHTGEKPFKCSECSKCFIEKQHLVTHQRSHTAEKPYKCSECIKCFTRNTNLINHMMSHSEGLNVACVL, from the coding sequence ATGAGTTTCATAGaagagaaaccacatctgtgctctgagtgtgacaaaagctttacatgtaaatcacatcttctcagacatcagaggagtcacacaggagagaaaccatttatatgttctgaatgcagcaagtgtttttcccataagACTCACCTTGTTAGACATCTAagaattcacacaggagagaaaccatttaagtgctctgaatgcagcaagtgttttattgAGAAGcaacatcttgttacacatgagaggattcacacaggagagaaaccatttaaatgctctgaatgcagcaagtgttttatcgagaagaaaaatcttgttacacatcagaggattcacacaggagagaaaccatttaaatgctctgagtGCATCAAGTGTTTTACAGAGAAgcaacaacttgttagacatctaaggattcatacaggagagaaaccatttaagtgctctgaatgcagcaagtgttttattgAGAAgcaacatcttgttacacatcagaggagtcacacagcagAGAAACCATATAAATGTTCTGAATGCATCAAGTGTTTTACTAGAAATACAAATCTTATTAATCACATGATGAGTCACTCTGAGGGCCTGAATGTAGCATGTGTTTTATAA